From a single Collimonas pratensis genomic region:
- a CDS encoding segregation and condensation protein A, whose amino-acid sequence MSQNSSDAAELTLEGQADSTPNVIDGVAYARLYGEPLFRMPTDLYIPPDALEVFLEAFEGPLDLLLYLIRKQNFNILDIPMAQVTLQYLEYVDQIRITNLELAAEYLLMAAMLIEIKSRMLLPVRKTDSEEAEDPRAELVRRLLEYEQMKLAAREIDALPQLGRDYVRTQIYIEQNTVTRWPDVNLDDLQAAWADVIKRAKLTAHHTISREELSVREHMTGILRRLQSSRFVEFAELFDPARGVPVLVVNFIALLELAKETLIEITQAEPFAPIYVRLAYSPTYAPA is encoded by the coding sequence ATGAGCCAGAATTCGTCGGACGCCGCCGAACTGACCCTGGAAGGCCAAGCCGATTCGACCCCGAATGTGATCGACGGCGTGGCTTACGCGCGCCTGTACGGCGAGCCGCTGTTCCGCATGCCGACCGATCTCTACATTCCGCCGGATGCGCTGGAAGTCTTCCTGGAAGCATTCGAAGGTCCGCTCGACCTGCTGCTGTACCTGATCCGCAAGCAGAACTTCAACATCCTCGATATCCCGATGGCGCAGGTAACCCTGCAATACCTGGAATACGTCGACCAGATCCGCATCACCAACCTGGAGCTGGCGGCCGAGTATCTGCTGATGGCAGCCATGCTGATCGAGATCAAGTCGCGCATGCTGCTGCCGGTACGCAAAACCGACAGCGAAGAAGCCGAAGATCCGCGCGCGGAACTGGTGCGGCGCCTGCTGGAATACGAGCAGATGAAGCTGGCGGCGCGCGAGATCGACGCCCTGCCGCAACTCGGGCGCGACTATGTACGCACCCAGATCTACATCGAGCAAAACACCGTCACGCGCTGGCCGGATGTCAACCTCGACGATCTGCAGGCGGCCTGGGCCGACGTCATCAAGCGCGCCAAACTGACCGCCCACCACACCATCAGCCGCGAAGAACTGTCGGTGCGCGAGCACATGACCGGGATCCTGCGGCGCTTGCAGTCGTCGCGCTTTGTCGAATTTGCCGAGCTGTTCGATCCTGCGCGCGGCGTGCCGGTGCTGGTGGTGAACTTCATCGCCCTGCTGGAGCTGGCCAAGGAAACCCTGATCGAGATTACCCAGGCCGAACCTTTTGCGCCTATCTATGTGCGACTGGCCTACTCACCTACTTATGCGCCGGCTTGA
- the panC gene encoding pantoate--beta-alanine ligase, with product MKIISSIEELRDQLRGQLRTAFVPTMGNLHEGHLSLMRLAKKHGDPIVASIFVNRLQFGPNEDFDKYPRTFAADVEKLEKEGVYVLFAPTEKDLYPEPQEFRVRPPDDLGNTLEGEFRPGFFTGVTTVVLKLFSCVQPRVAVFGKKDYQQLMIVRNMAKQFALPTEIIAAETWRADDGLALSSRNMYLSADERAEAPSLFKTLNQVAEEVRAGHLNIFELEKEAMAQLGSRGWKPDYISIRKRCDLQAPAAGDLAQGEKLVVLAAAKLGSTRLIDNLEI from the coding sequence ATGAAAATCATTTCCTCGATCGAAGAGCTACGCGACCAATTGCGCGGCCAACTGCGTACCGCATTCGTGCCGACCATGGGCAACCTGCATGAAGGCCACCTGTCGCTGATGCGCCTGGCCAAGAAGCACGGTGATCCTATTGTCGCTTCGATCTTCGTCAACCGCCTGCAGTTCGGCCCCAACGAAGACTTCGACAAATATCCGCGCACTTTCGCCGCCGACGTCGAGAAACTGGAAAAGGAAGGCGTCTACGTTCTCTTCGCTCCGACCGAGAAAGATCTGTATCCGGAACCGCAGGAATTCCGCGTGCGGCCGCCCGACGATCTCGGCAATACGCTGGAAGGCGAATTCCGTCCCGGCTTCTTTACCGGCGTGACGACTGTCGTGCTGAAACTGTTTTCTTGCGTGCAGCCGCGCGTGGCGGTGTTCGGCAAGAAGGATTACCAGCAGCTGATGATCGTCCGCAACATGGCCAAGCAGTTCGCCCTGCCGACCGAGATCATCGCCGCCGAAACCTGGCGCGCCGACGACGGCCTGGCGCTGTCCTCGCGCAATATGTACCTGTCGGCCGACGAACGGGCAGAAGCACCGAGCCTGTTCAAGACGCTCAACCAGGTCGCCGAAGAAGTACGTGCCGGCCATCTGAATATCTTCGAACTGGAAAAAGAAGCGATGGCGCAGCTCGGCAGCCGCGGCTGGAAGCCGGACTATATCTCGATCCGCAAGCGCTGCGACCTGCAGGCGCCGGCCGCCGGCGACCTCGCGCAAGGCGAAAAGCTGGTGGTGCTGGCCGCCGCCAAGCTCGGCAGCACGCGCCTGATCGACAATCTGGAGATATAA
- a CDS encoding cobalamin-binding protein, with product MLAAATAFCAASLAAPLAVLAAPITVQDDAQHAVTLPQPAHRIVSLAPHATELLFAVGAGTYVVGVSDYSDYPPAAAKLPSVGSSSALDIERIVSLKPDLIVAWSSGNSASQLARLRALGIPVFESEPRQLEAIASSLQRLGQLAGIPDQGAAAAEDFSARLAQLTATYQQRPPVRVFYQIWQKPLMTLNNKHMVSSVIRLCGGENVFGQLPQLAPTVSTEAVLSANPEVIFSADGGKSVDGGWRRFPKLAAVAGNNLFTLTPNWMSRPGPRILDGAAELCQQLDLARSHRSQP from the coding sequence ATGCTGGCTGCAGCGACGGCATTCTGCGCCGCGAGCCTGGCGGCGCCGCTTGCCGTCCTGGCCGCGCCCATCACGGTGCAAGACGATGCGCAGCACGCAGTCACCCTGCCGCAGCCTGCTCATCGCATCGTCAGCCTGGCGCCGCACGCCACCGAACTGCTGTTCGCTGTCGGCGCCGGCACCTACGTCGTCGGCGTCAGCGATTACAGCGACTATCCGCCGGCCGCCGCCAAACTGCCCTCAGTCGGCAGCAGCAGCGCACTGGATATCGAACGCATCGTCAGTCTCAAGCCAGATCTGATAGTGGCCTGGAGCAGCGGCAATTCTGCCAGCCAGCTCGCCCGGCTGCGCGCGCTCGGCATTCCTGTATTTGAAAGCGAACCGCGCCAGCTGGAAGCCATCGCCTCGTCGCTGCAGCGGCTGGGGCAGCTGGCCGGCATCCCGGACCAGGGTGCAGCGGCGGCCGAGGATTTCAGCGCCAGGCTGGCGCAGCTGACGGCAACATATCAGCAGCGGCCGCCAGTGCGGGTGTTTTACCAGATCTGGCAAAAACCCTTGATGACCCTTAATAACAAGCACATGGTATCCAGTGTGATCCGCCTGTGCGGCGGCGAGAATGTGTTCGGCCAGCTGCCGCAGCTGGCGCCTACCGTCAGCACCGAAGCCGTGCTGAGCGCCAATCCGGAAGTCATTTTTTCTGCCGACGGCGGTAAGAGCGTAGACGGCGGATGGCGCCGTTTTCCCAAGCTGGCAGCCGTGGCCGGCAACAATCTTTTTACGCTGACGCCGAACTGGATGAGCCGACCCGGCCCGCGCATACTCGACGGCGCCGCCGAACTGTGCCAGCAACTGGACCTGGCGCGCAGCCACCGCAGCCAGCCTTAG
- a CDS encoding GNAT family N-acetyltransferase — MANILELESPRLLLRQWRDADLSELAAMCADPQVMRYFPATLNHDESAALIGRIREHFAQHGFGLWALERKDNGALIGLTGLLQVGFSAPFTPAVEIGWRLARPYWRQGYASEAATAALAAGFEQLRLEQIVSFTADSNLPSQKVMQAIGMQRDPADDFLHPKLADGHPLKPHLLYRITQMQWNARQSADGSA, encoded by the coding sequence ATGGCAAATATCCTGGAACTGGAAAGCCCGCGCCTGCTGCTGCGCCAATGGCGCGACGCCGACCTGTCGGAACTCGCAGCCATGTGCGCCGATCCGCAAGTGATGCGTTATTTTCCTGCCACCTTGAACCATGACGAAAGCGCTGCCTTGATCGGACGCATACGCGAGCATTTCGCGCAGCACGGCTTTGGCCTGTGGGCGCTGGAGCGCAAGGATAACGGCGCACTGATTGGACTGACGGGGCTGTTGCAAGTTGGTTTTAGCGCGCCGTTTACACCAGCAGTGGAAATCGGCTGGCGCCTGGCAAGGCCGTATTGGCGCCAAGGTTATGCCTCCGAAGCCGCCACGGCGGCGCTGGCGGCAGGCTTCGAGCAACTGAGACTGGAACAGATCGTATCGTTTACCGCCGACAGCAACCTGCCCTCGCAAAAAGTCATGCAAGCGATCGGCATGCAGCGCGATCCCGCAGATGATTTCCTGCATCCGAAACTGGCCGATGGCCATCCGCTCAAACCGCACCTGCTGTATCGCATTACGCAAATGCAGTGGAATGCACGACAGTCCGCGGACGGATCAGCCTGA
- a CDS encoding ABC transporter ATP-binding protein, whose product MNEFSAPLLAAEQLSVSADQRILCKRLDWQVMPGQFWCVLGRNGIGKTTLLHTLAGLALPGEGRVAIQGKRIDRIQPQQLARLRGLLAQQQADAFSSSVLAAVIAGRHPYQFGFGWDREEDRAQAMQALQRVRMASFSEHDVMRLSGGERQRVALATLLTQDPLLLMLDEPTAHQDAAAQIVVMELLRKIANGLPRKKAVIAACHDINLVARYASHVLLLGDGQTWQGSADKVLQPQLLQAAFGCAFEVLDNGRQRMFMPLADTASVSG is encoded by the coding sequence ATGAACGAATTCAGCGCACCATTGCTGGCGGCCGAACAATTGAGCGTCAGCGCAGATCAAAGAATCTTGTGCAAGCGGCTGGACTGGCAAGTGATGCCGGGCCAGTTCTGGTGTGTGCTGGGCCGTAACGGCATCGGCAAGACCACGCTGCTGCATACGCTGGCGGGGCTGGCGCTGCCGGGGGAGGGCCGCGTAGCGATCCAGGGCAAGCGCATCGATCGCATTCAGCCGCAACAGCTGGCGCGTCTGCGTGGCTTGCTGGCGCAGCAGCAGGCAGACGCCTTTTCCAGCAGCGTGCTGGCGGCGGTGATCGCGGGCCGCCATCCCTATCAGTTCGGCTTTGGCTGGGATCGCGAGGAAGACCGTGCCCAGGCCATGCAAGCCTTGCAGCGCGTCAGGATGGCCAGCTTCAGCGAACATGACGTGATGCGCCTGTCTGGCGGCGAACGGCAGCGGGTGGCGCTGGCGACGCTGCTGACGCAGGATCCGCTGCTGCTGATGCTGGATGAGCCGACCGCGCATCAGGATGCGGCGGCGCAGATCGTGGTGATGGAATTGCTGCGTAAGATAGCAAATGGCTTGCCGCGCAAAAAAGCGGTAATCGCCGCCTGCCATGACATCAACCTGGTGGCGCGCTACGCCAGCCACGTGCTGTTGTTGGGGGATGGCCAGACCTGGCAGGGCAGCGCCGACAAGGTGCTGCAGCCGCAGCTGTTGCAGGCCGCTTTTGGCTGCGCGTTTGAAGTATTGGATAACGGCAGGCAGCGCATGTTCATGCCGCTGGCCGATACCGCTTCGGTATCAGGCTGA
- a CDS encoding FecCD family ABC transporter permease, whose amino-acid sequence MTSITTLRRAILILLCLTAAAGLALSLAVLCGSSGCGRPLVADQIYFSLRLPRALTAFIVGGLLALAGALMQVLLRNPLAEPYVLGMSGGSAAGALTALLVASHFGFMGDTAAAFGAALGAGLAVLLLFGLARQALRRLPSVAQHSGHRLILTGVMIAAGFGAIVTLVLTLAPDAQLRGMLFWLMGDLEDGRLLLPAAVLLLLLLLWSVFKAQQLNLLARGEGFAQLLGVPVLRLRWMTLAAASLATAAAVTVAGTIGFIGLVVPHAVRLLVGNDQRILLPASVLAGGAALALADLAARTVVAPTQLPVGVITALVGVPVFLWLLSRSRA is encoded by the coding sequence TTGACCAGCATCACCACACTGCGCCGCGCTATCCTGATCCTCCTCTGCCTGACGGCGGCGGCGGGATTGGCGCTGTCGCTCGCCGTGTTGTGCGGCAGCAGTGGCTGTGGGCGTCCGCTGGTGGCGGACCAGATTTACTTTTCCTTGCGCCTGCCGCGGGCGCTGACGGCTTTCATCGTCGGCGGCCTGCTGGCGCTGGCCGGGGCCTTGATGCAGGTGTTGCTGCGTAATCCCCTGGCCGAACCTTATGTGCTGGGTATGTCCGGAGGCTCCGCCGCCGGCGCCTTGACGGCCCTGCTTGTGGCCAGTCATTTCGGTTTCATGGGCGACACCGCTGCTGCATTCGGCGCCGCACTCGGCGCGGGGCTGGCGGTGTTGCTGCTGTTCGGGCTGGCGCGCCAGGCTTTGCGGCGCCTGCCCAGCGTGGCCCAGCATAGCGGCCATCGTCTGATTCTTACTGGCGTGATGATCGCCGCCGGCTTTGGCGCGATCGTGACGCTGGTGCTGACCCTGGCGCCCGATGCGCAGCTGCGCGGCATGCTGTTCTGGCTGATGGGCGACCTCGAAGACGGCCGCCTGCTGTTGCCGGCGGCGGTGCTGTTGCTGCTGCTCCTGCTGTGGAGCGTGTTCAAGGCGCAGCAGCTCAATCTGCTGGCGCGCGGCGAGGGTTTCGCCCAGCTGCTCGGCGTGCCCGTTTTGCGCTTGCGCTGGATGACACTGGCTGCGGCATCGCTGGCTACCGCCGCGGCGGTGACGGTGGCCGGTACGATCGGCTTTATCGGGCTGGTGGTGCCGCACGCGGTCCGCCTGCTGGTCGGCAACGACCAGCGCATCCTGCTGCCGGCCAGCGTGCTGGCGGGCGGCGCCGCGCTGGCGCTAGCCGATCTGGCGGCGCGTACCGTGGTGGCGCCGACGCAGCTGCCGGTGGGCGTGATTACCGCTCTGGTGGGAGTGCCGGTGTTTCTCTGGCTGTTGTCGCGCAGCCGCGCATGA
- a CDS encoding TonB-dependent receptor plug domain-containing protein has translation MTLSLSCRSGAALKPLALAAAILSCSFGSAVAQTVQEQSLVPVVVTAARVEQPQTDALPHTTVISAEDIRNSQAPDLPALLERQAGIQITRVGGPGQQASLFMRGANTSETLILIDGVPIRRQASYGLPALENILPEQIDHIEIVRGNVSAIYGSGAIGGVVQIFTKRGSGAPALNASVEAGSRGTYQGNVGVSGKSGDTRYALALTRFKTDGFSAQNPQQSPNVNPDRNGDGNTSVSGSVSQEWSKGNEIGARVYANDAKYTFDDAYGTPTDQNRGHSKSQSFAVYSKNNFTQNWTSTLTLSQNVNRDNLDDLTQFGNSSNGYKSTQNLLQWANELRLSPMWTVTAGVDAGREKAEVESNSSYGNSSNSYSRSTSSVYAGALGKIGPHQLQLNLRHDDVGGSGSDNTGYLGYGYALTDSVKLIANASTAFNAPTPVQLYDPLYGNTNLKAERSKSYELGVQYAAGATLLRATLFDTRTRDQFGYDPVTFHTINIARAKNQGLELSASATLAEIDWRASLTLQNPKDESTDKTLVRRAKTLGSFGAAKSFGAWRIGTDVQYTDSRTDIPGNPQLAPYWLTNANVRYQLTKQTSVYGRVENLFNRDYQTAYGYNQPSRGLFVGVNWQQ, from the coding sequence ATGACCTTATCTTTATCATGCCGTTCCGGCGCGGCCCTGAAGCCGCTCGCGCTGGCTGCCGCCATTCTTTCCTGCAGCTTTGGCTCTGCTGTCGCTCAAACCGTCCAGGAGCAGAGCCTGGTGCCGGTGGTGGTGACCGCCGCCCGCGTCGAGCAGCCGCAAACCGATGCCTTGCCGCACACTACCGTGATCAGCGCGGAAGATATCCGCAATTCGCAGGCGCCTGATTTGCCTGCCTTGCTGGAGCGCCAGGCCGGCATCCAGATCACCCGTGTCGGCGGTCCCGGTCAGCAGGCTTCGCTGTTCATGCGCGGCGCCAATACCTCGGAAACCCTGATCCTGATCGATGGCGTGCCGATCCGCCGCCAGGCTTCCTACGGTTTGCCGGCGCTGGAAAACATCCTGCCTGAGCAGATCGACCATATCGAAATCGTGCGCGGCAACGTCTCCGCGATCTACGGTTCCGGCGCCATCGGCGGCGTGGTGCAGATTTTCACCAAGCGCGGCAGTGGCGCACCGGCCCTCAATGCGTCGGTCGAAGCCGGCTCGCGCGGCACTTATCAAGGCAACGTCGGCGTCAGCGGCAAGAGCGGCGATACCCGTTACGCCCTGGCCCTGACCCGCTTCAAGACCGACGGTTTTTCGGCGCAGAACCCGCAGCAGAGCCCGAACGTCAATCCGGACCGCAACGGCGACGGCAACACCAGCGTCTCGGGATCGGTATCGCAGGAATGGAGCAAGGGCAATGAAATCGGCGCCCGCGTCTATGCCAACGACGCCAAGTACACCTTTGACGATGCCTACGGCACGCCGACTGACCAGAACCGTGGCCATTCCAAGAGCCAGTCTTTCGCCGTGTACTCCAAGAATAATTTCACCCAGAACTGGACCTCGACACTGACGCTGTCGCAAAACGTCAACCGCGACAACCTCGACGACCTGACGCAGTTCGGCAACAGCAGCAATGGCTACAAGAGCACGCAGAACCTGCTGCAGTGGGCCAATGAATTGCGCTTGTCGCCGATGTGGACGGTAACTGCCGGCGTTGACGCTGGCCGCGAAAAGGCGGAAGTCGAGTCCAACAGCAGCTACGGCAATTCCAGCAACAGCTATTCGCGCTCGACCTCCAGCGTGTACGCCGGCGCGCTTGGCAAGATCGGCCCGCATCAGCTGCAACTCAACCTGCGCCACGACGATGTCGGCGGTTCCGGTTCGGATAATACCGGCTACCTCGGCTACGGCTATGCGCTGACCGACAGCGTCAAGCTGATCGCCAATGCCTCGACTGCATTCAATGCGCCAACGCCGGTGCAGCTGTATGACCCGCTGTACGGCAACACCAACCTCAAGGCCGAGCGTTCCAAATCCTATGAGTTGGGCGTGCAGTACGCCGCCGGCGCTACCTTGTTGCGCGCCACCTTGTTCGATACCCGCACGCGCGACCAGTTCGGCTACGATCCCGTGACCTTCCATACCATCAATATCGCTCGCGCCAAGAACCAGGGACTGGAACTGAGCGCCAGCGCCACCCTGGCGGAAATCGACTGGCGCGCCAGCCTGACTCTGCAGAATCCGAAAGATGAATCGACCGACAAGACCCTGGTGCGGCGGGCCAAGACGCTCGGTTCCTTCGGTGCAGCGAAAAGCTTCGGCGCCTGGCGTATCGGCACGGATGTGCAATACACCGACAGCCGCACCGACATTCCCGGCAACCCGCAGCTGGCGCCGTACTGGCTGACCAACGCTAATGTGCGTTATCAGCTGACCAAACAGACTTCGGTATATGGCCGTGTCGAGAACCTGTTCAACCGCGACTATCAGACCGCCTACGGCTATAACCAGCCGTCACGTGGCCTGTTTGTTGGTGTAAATTGGCAGCAGTAA
- a CDS encoding HPP family protein — protein MNSLGLWLRGFIPGSVAVNATERLRACCGALLGILLTGLVSHWVLGPGAPLPLLIAPMGASAVLLFGVPASPLAQPWSIIGGNLVAAVIGVACARWVHDPVFAPALAVSLAIGAMFALRCLHPPSGAVALTAVLGGPAVTSLGFHFILTPVLLNSIFLLLVALLFNNATKRRYPHSAHQDPAKLHKTIDQPSGARIGFTQEDLDHVLEQYNQVLDVSRDDLESLILQTEMHAYRRRFGAITCADIMSRDVVSVEYGTSLEDAWGLLLKHRIKALPVINRARRLVGIVTQTDFMRQVDLQLYAGVDQRLKQFLRRSTGTHSDKPEVVGQIMTAAVKSAASSMHIVELVQPLSDSGIHHMPIVDDQNRLVGMVTQSDMVAALYRGNANLATL, from the coding sequence ATGAATTCCTTGGGTTTGTGGTTGCGCGGCTTTATTCCCGGTTCGGTGGCGGTCAATGCCACCGAGCGCCTGCGTGCTTGTTGCGGCGCTTTGCTGGGGATTTTGCTGACCGGGCTGGTGAGCCACTGGGTGCTCGGCCCGGGCGCTCCCTTGCCGCTGCTGATCGCGCCGATGGGCGCTTCGGCAGTGCTGTTGTTTGGCGTGCCGGCCAGTCCGCTGGCGCAGCCCTGGTCGATCATCGGCGGCAACCTGGTGGCTGCCGTGATCGGCGTGGCTTGCGCGCGCTGGGTCCACGATCCGGTATTCGCGCCGGCGCTGGCGGTGTCGCTGGCGATCGGCGCCATGTTTGCCCTGCGCTGCCTGCATCCACCCAGCGGTGCGGTGGCGCTGACGGCAGTGCTGGGCGGGCCGGCGGTGACCAGCCTGGGCTTCCATTTCATCCTGACGCCGGTGCTGTTAAATTCTATTTTTCTGCTGTTGGTGGCGCTGCTGTTCAATAACGCCACCAAGCGCCGCTACCCGCACAGCGCCCATCAGGATCCGGCCAAGCTGCACAAGACTATCGACCAGCCCAGCGGCGCGCGGATCGGCTTTACGCAAGAAGATCTGGACCATGTGCTGGAACAATACAACCAGGTGCTGGACGTCAGCCGCGACGACCTCGAAAGCCTGATCCTGCAAACCGAGATGCACGCCTACCGGCGTCGCTTCGGCGCTATCACCTGCGCCGACATCATGTCGCGCGATGTGGTCAGCGTCGAGTACGGCACGTCGCTGGAAGATGCCTGGGGTTTGCTGCTGAAGCACCGGATCAAGGCGCTGCCGGTCATCAACCGGGCGCGGCGCCTGGTCGGCATCGTGACCCAGACCGATTTCATGCGCCAGGTGGATCTGCAGCTTTACGCCGGTGTCGACCAGCGCCTGAAGCAGTTCCTGCGGCGCAGCACCGGTACGCATTCGGACAAGCCGGAAGTAGTGGGGCAGATCATGACTGCTGCAGTGAAGAGCGCGGCCTCGTCCATGCATATCGTCGAGCTGGTGCAGCCGCTGTCCGATTCCGGCATCCATCATATGCCGATTGTCGACGATCAAAACCGGCTGGTCGGCATGGTGACGCAGTCCGACATGGTGGCGGCCCTGTACCGCGGCAACGCGAACCTGGCTACGCTTTAA
- a CDS encoding ABC transporter substrate-binding protein: MYSCLAPITMLAVCAAASAQIKIGVDIAVTGPAAAIGAPTKNAILLWPKEIAGQKVEYIILDDASDPTNAVRNARKLISEEKVDLIVGPNTTPAALALLDVVAESGTPMLALAASASIVEPQDAKRAWAFKLPQNDSHMATILTQHMAANGIKTVGFIGFADAYGDSWWREFSHLAELRKIKVVASERYNRNDSSVTGQILKIMAAQPDAVLIAASATPAVLPQKTLVERGYKGRIYQTHGIATADFLKVGGKDVEGTFFPTGPAVVARQLPLSNPVRKTALDFTSRYEAAYGAGSMTQFAADAWGAYMLLANALPQALQAGQPGSKQFRAALRTALENTHDLTIPQGVVNMSAKDHVGLDQRSRVMGRIVNNKFSYAYGG, from the coding sequence ATGTACAGCTGCCTTGCCCCCATCACCATGCTGGCAGTCTGCGCCGCGGCCAGCGCGCAGATCAAAATCGGCGTCGACATCGCCGTCACCGGCCCGGCAGCCGCCATCGGAGCGCCGACCAAAAACGCCATCCTGTTATGGCCGAAAGAGATTGCCGGGCAAAAAGTTGAGTACATCATCCTGGACGACGCTTCCGATCCGACCAACGCCGTGCGCAACGCGCGCAAGCTGATCAGCGAAGAAAAGGTCGACCTGATCGTCGGCCCCAACACCACGCCGGCGGCGCTGGCGCTGCTGGATGTTGTGGCAGAGTCAGGCACGCCGATGCTGGCGCTGGCAGCCTCGGCCTCGATTGTCGAACCGCAGGATGCCAAACGGGCCTGGGCCTTCAAGCTACCGCAAAATGATTCGCACATGGCCACCATCCTGACCCAGCACATGGCCGCTAACGGGATTAAAACGGTCGGCTTCATCGGCTTTGCCGATGCCTACGGCGATAGCTGGTGGCGCGAATTTTCGCACCTGGCCGAGCTGCGCAAGATCAAGGTGGTCGCCAGCGAGCGCTATAACCGCAACGACAGCAGCGTCACCGGCCAGATCCTGAAGATCATGGCGGCGCAGCCGGATGCGGTATTGATCGCCGCTTCGGCGACGCCGGCGGTGCTGCCGCAAAAGACCCTGGTCGAACGCGGCTACAAGGGCCGGATCTACCAGACCCATGGCATCGCCACCGCTGATTTCCTGAAGGTGGGTGGCAAGGATGTCGAAGGCACTTTCTTTCCGACCGGGCCGGCCGTGGTGGCCAGGCAGCTGCCGCTGTCCAATCCGGTCCGGAAGACTGCGCTGGATTTCACCAGCCGCTATGAAGCCGCCTATGGCGCCGGCAGCATGACGCAGTTCGCCGCCGACGCCTGGGGCGCCTACATGCTGCTCGCCAACGCGCTGCCGCAGGCGCTGCAAGCGGGGCAGCCGGGCAGCAAGCAGTTCCGCGCCGCCCTCCGCACTGCGCTGGAAAACACCCATGACCTGACGATTCCGCAAGGCGTGGTCAACATGAGTGCGAAGGACCATGTCGGACTGGACCAGCGCTCGCGCGTGATGGGACGCATCGTCAACAATAAATTCAGCTACGCCTACGGCGGCTGA
- a CDS encoding FadR/GntR family transcriptional regulator, whose translation MFNKLNANRTSLSDTVAQELLKKIQTGEFGPGAKLPTEPALSEQFGVSRTVVREAISRLKNEGAVEPRQGSGVYVSEQGHLRPLRIQFDQASSADAVLQIVELRRAIDAEVAALAATRRTPRQLKAIETALKGIEADVKAGGDGVLADVMFHRSIAEATGNPFLLQTLAFLSQYLEAATAVTRSNEARRDDFMRQVYEEHAAIASAIAAGDALGARNAAQNHMFNAARRLSQGAVAAKAAPKAKSTSKKP comes from the coding sequence ATGTTCAATAAACTGAATGCCAACCGCACTTCCCTGAGCGACACCGTGGCCCAGGAATTGCTGAAAAAGATACAGACCGGCGAGTTCGGCCCCGGCGCCAAGCTGCCGACCGAACCGGCGCTGTCGGAACAGTTCGGCGTCAGCCGCACCGTGGTGCGCGAGGCGATTTCCCGCTTGAAGAATGAAGGCGCGGTCGAGCCGCGCCAGGGCAGCGGCGTATATGTCAGCGAACAAGGCCATCTGCGGCCGCTACGTATCCAGTTCGACCAGGCCTCCTCGGCCGATGCGGTGCTGCAGATCGTCGAACTGCGCCGCGCCATCGATGCCGAAGTGGCAGCGCTGGCGGCCACCCGCCGCACGCCGCGCCAGCTGAAGGCGATCGAAACCGCGCTGAAAGGGATTGAAGCCGACGTCAAGGCCGGTGGCGACGGCGTGCTGGCCGATGTGATGTTCCATCGCAGCATCGCCGAAGCGACCGGCAATCCTTTCCTGCTGCAGACGCTGGCCTTTCTCAGTCAATATCTGGAAGCCGCCACCGCGGTCACCCGTAGCAATGAAGCGCGGCGCGACGATTTCATGCGCCAGGTGTATGAAGAGCATGCCGCCATCGCTTCCGCGATTGCCGCAGGCGATGCGCTGGGCGCGCGCAATGCCGCGCAAAACCATATGTTCAATGCGGCGCGCCGCCTGTCGCAAGGCGCGGTCGCGGCCAAGGCGGCGCCGAAAGCCAAGAGCACTTCAAAAAAACCATAG